One Neovison vison isolate M4711 chromosome 2, ASM_NN_V1, whole genome shotgun sequence genomic window carries:
- the LOC122900622 gene encoding protocadherin-15-like isoform X3 codes for MIGESPPLNIILGNKDLEKCIAIHLLMDNYKEELNPIFVTPPIQAVDPGPEYPATIRSILVVIIHLRMYQHLFSQTTSKVYLGTPEDYPRFFHMHPRTAELSLLEPVNRDFHQKFDLVIKERTLW; via the exons ATGATAGGAGAAAGTCCACCTCTGAACATCATATTGGGAAACAAGGACTTAGAGAAATGTATTGCTATCCATCTTCTTATGGATAACTACAAG GAAGAACTGAACCCCATCTTTGTTACCCCACCCATCCAAGCTGTTGACCCAGGACCGGAATATCCAGCCACCATCAGATCCATCCTTGTTG ttattatcCACTTGAGGATGTATCAGCATTTATTCAGCCAGACCACTAGTAAAGTATATTTAG GGACTCCTGAGGATTACCCACGATTTTTTCATATGCATCCTAGGACTGCAGAACTTAGCCTCTTGGAACCAGTAAACAGAGACTTCCACCAGAAATTTGATTTGGTTATTaag